The following DNA comes from Mycobacterium sp. 050128.
CATTATTCGGGCCTGTGACGGTGACCACGGCGAAGGTCTGCTCGATCGCATCGCTAAAGGTGAGTGTGATGTGGTCGGGTGGACTATCAAGCTTGGCACCACTGGCAGGTGAGCTGCTCACCAAAGCGGTATGGGCGTTTGCTGGTGCGGCGGCGAGTACAACGGCGGAAGCCAGCATGAGGGCCGACGCTAAATACCCTGCGGCTCTGATGAATCCGAAAGGCGATTGAAGCACCCTCGAAGTCTTGGGGATAGATTGAACCATAGCGAATGATGACACAGAATTTTTGCCTGCGGTTATAGATGAATACTAGCCCACGCTACAAACTCTAGATGTGAACAATTGGCCCTCGTCGGACCTGGTTCCCGCGCGGGTTAATACACGGCGGCCGGAGCGCCGTTTTTGGTGATCGTGATCTGATCATGAGTCTCGCGGACCGCGTCGACGTACTCGTTGATCTTGGCCTTGACGTCGGTGATCGATATGATTCGCATAACCTTCATCGTACCTGAATTAAGGTCTCTAGAGGATCTGAATTCAGTGCCGATAAGCTATCTTATGTCAACTAAACTACTCCGTATTCGTTATCCGGCTGTGCCGCAACGTATTACAGATGTGGAGGGTTGCCGATAACTAGTGGACGCTTTTGCAGCGCACTGGTGCTTCCAATCGATACGGGTTCCCCCAGTACACCCAGATACCTCCCGTTACCTCCCCGTGGCATCGGATGCTTCGGCGCCGTGTCGCCATGGACCCTGCACTAGCGCCGCTCCCCCACCGGGGGACTGACACCGCGGCTACCTCAGTGCCCTTAGCACCAGCTCAACGTCGTCGATGGTGTTGTAGAGGTGAAATGAGAACCGAGTACGGCCGGCCCGGGCACTGACGATGGCTCCGGCTTCGAGCAGTCGGCGCGCGGCTTGGTCGGGTATTTCGAGTGAGATGATCGCCGAATCGCGTGAAGGAAGGCCTAAGCCGGCCAGTGTGGCATCCGCGAGCCCCACGCAGTGTTCGCGCACGCCGGTTAGATCGAGCCCGGCAAGCCACGGCAGCGAGATGGCCGCACCGCGTTGCGAGAACCACACTGGCGATAAATCGAGTCGACGGGCGTCACCCGCCAGGCGTAGCGGCAGGCCATAGAGGCCAGACCAGATATCTTCTGCGCCAAACCAGTTCGCAACTTGCGGAACAACATCGGCGAGCGCGTCACGGCGCACCGCCATCCATGCTGCGCCCCGCGGCGCCAAGAGCCACTTATAGGCCGCGCCGACGACAAACTCCGCCCAGTGCAGCTGCAGCGGTTGCCAACCAGCGGCCTGGCTAACGTCGAGTAGCACCCGCGTCCCTGCGGCCTGAGCCGCGGTGCGCAGGTCATCGAGATCCAGCGCGACACCGTCGATGGATTGCACCGCACTGACGGCCACCAAATCGTGCCGGCGCAGCTCGGACAACAGTTGGGTGGGTTCTGTCTCCGTCAC
Coding sequences within:
- a CDS encoding type II toxin-antitoxin system Phd/YefM family antitoxin, with translation MRIISITDVKAKINEYVDAVRETHDQITITKNGAPAAVY
- a CDS encoding aminotransferase class V-fold PLP-dependent enzyme — its product is MREIFGEQFDVSAGYLNTAAVGLPFARVAATLVDTIAQWRAGTLQLADFDADVAIARDAWARLVGVAPSDVATGASVSQLIGLVAASVPDGTKVVTVRNEFTSVTFPFAAQRHRGISVTETEPTQLLSELRRHDLVAVSAVQSIDGVALDLDDLRTAAQAAGTRVLLDVSQAAGWQPLQLHWAEFVVGAAYKWLLAPRGAAWMAVRRDALADVVPQVANWFGAEDIWSGLYGLPLRLAGDARRLDLSPVWFSQRGAAISLPWLAGLDLTGVREHCVGLADATLAGLGLPSRDSAIISLEIPDQAARRLLEAGAIVSARAGRTRFSFHLYNTIDDVELVLRALR